In Bacillus toyonensis BCT-7112, a single window of DNA contains:
- the yhaM gene encoding 3'-5' exoribonuclease YhaM, whose protein sequence is MKKKIAEYEVGEQVDVFLLIKTATKGLASNGKPFLTVILQDPSGDIEAKLWDVSPEVEKQYVAETIVKVAGDILNYKGRIQLRVKQIRVANENEVTDISDFVEKAPVKKEDMVEKITQYIFEMRNPNIQRLTRHLLNKHQNEFLEYPAATKNHHEFVSGLAYHVVSMLDLAKAISALYPSLDKDLLYAGVILHDLGKVIELSGPISTTYTLEGNLLGHISIMVNEIGKAADELQIDAEEVLILQHIVLSHHGKAEWGSPKPPLVKEAEILHYIDNLDAKMNMMDRALGRTKPGEYTERVFALDNRSFYKPTFHN, encoded by the coding sequence ATGAAAAAGAAAATTGCAGAATATGAAGTTGGTGAACAAGTCGATGTTTTCTTGTTAATTAAAACAGCGACAAAAGGTCTCGCAAGTAATGGAAAGCCGTTTTTAACAGTAATTTTACAAGATCCAAGTGGAGATATTGAAGCGAAGCTATGGGATGTATCACCGGAAGTTGAGAAACAATATGTAGCAGAAACAATCGTTAAAGTAGCTGGAGATATTTTAAACTATAAAGGACGTATTCAATTACGTGTGAAACAAATTCGAGTTGCGAATGAAAATGAAGTAACAGATATTTCGGACTTCGTAGAAAAAGCACCAGTGAAAAAAGAAGATATGGTTGAGAAAATTACGCAATACATATTTGAAATGAGAAACCCGAACATTCAGCGTCTAACAAGACATTTATTAAATAAGCATCAAAATGAGTTTTTAGAATATCCAGCAGCGACGAAAAATCATCACGAGTTCGTATCTGGACTAGCTTATCACGTTGTATCGATGCTAGATTTAGCAAAAGCTATCTCGGCTCTATACCCATCGTTAGATAAAGACTTACTATATGCAGGCGTTATTTTACATGATCTTGGTAAAGTAATTGAGCTATCTGGTCCAATTTCTACAACGTATACGTTAGAAGGAAATTTACTAGGCCACATTTCTATCATGGTGAACGAAATTGGGAAAGCAGCAGACGAATTGCAAATTGATGCAGAAGAAGTATTAATCTTGCAGCACATCGTCCTTTCTCACCACGGAAAAGCAGAATGGGGTAGCCCAAAACCACCATTAGTAAAAGAAGCAGAAATTCTGCACTACATCGACAACTTAGATGCAAAAATGAACATGATGGACCGCGCATTAGGACGTACAAAACCAGGCGAATACACAGAGCGTGTCTTCGCACTTGATAATCGTTCATTCTATAAACCGACGTTCCATAATTAA
- a CDS encoding YhzD family protein produces MGVYVLTVFEKDGSKALDESFEAATEKEAKAKGESILQEKGLHEKTHRCTSSAGKLVLFQR; encoded by the coding sequence ATGGGAGTATACGTTCTAACAGTCTTTGAAAAAGATGGTTCAAAAGCATTGGACGAATCATTTGAGGCGGCAACTGAAAAAGAAGCGAAAGCAAAAGGTGAATCTATTTTACAAGAAAAAGGATTGCACGAAAAAACACATCGCTGCACATCTTCTGCAGGTAAGCTCGTTTTATTCCAGCGCTAA
- a CDS encoding ring-cleaving dioxygenase — protein sequence MYEIKGHHHISMVTKNANENNHFYKNMLGLRRVKMTVNQDDPSMYHLFYGDKTGSPGTELSFFEIPLVGKTYRGTNAITRIGLLVPSEDSLQYWKERFEEFGVEHSEMTTYANRPALKFEDFEGLRFVLLVSNGEKVEHWETWEKSEVPAKYQIQGMGAVEMTVRRLDKMASTLTEMFGYTEVSRNDEEAIFQSIKGEAFGEIVVKYLDGPSEKPGRGSIHHLAIRVKNDAELAYWEEQVKQRGFHSSGIIDRFYFKSLYFRESNGILFEIATDGPGFTVDGDVEHLGEKLDLPPFLEDQRAEIEANLAPIEEK from the coding sequence ATGTATGAAATTAAAGGGCATCATCACATTTCAATGGTTACGAAAAACGCAAATGAAAATAATCACTTTTATAAAAACATGCTTGGTTTACGTCGTGTGAAAATGACGGTAAATCAAGACGATCCGTCAATGTATCACTTATTTTATGGAGATAAAACAGGAAGCCCAGGTACGGAGCTATCATTTTTTGAAATTCCTTTAGTAGGAAAAACATATCGTGGTACGAATGCGATTACTCGAATTGGATTACTCGTTCCGTCAGAGGACAGTTTGCAATACTGGAAAGAACGATTTGAGGAATTTGGTGTGGAACATAGTGAAATGACAACATATGCAAATCGTCCTGCTTTGAAATTTGAGGATTTTGAAGGACTTCGTTTCGTACTACTCGTTTCAAACGGCGAAAAAGTGGAGCATTGGGAGACGTGGGAGAAATCAGAAGTTCCTGCAAAGTATCAAATTCAAGGAATGGGTGCTGTGGAAATGACAGTGCGTAGACTTGATAAAATGGCGAGTACACTTACAGAGATGTTTGGTTATACAGAGGTTAGCCGAAATGACGAAGAAGCAATTTTTCAGTCTATTAAAGGAGAGGCCTTTGGGGAAATCGTTGTGAAATATTTGGACGGTCCTTCTGAAAAGCCGGGCCGCGGTAGCATTCACCATTTAGCGATTCGTGTGAAAAACGATGCAGAGCTTGCTTATTGGGAAGAACAGGTGAAACAAAGAGGTTTCCATTCTTCAGGAATCATTGACCGCTTCTATTTTAAAAGCTTATATTTCCGTGAATCAAACGGAATTCTATTTGAAATTGCGACAGATGGACCAGGATTTACAGTTGATGGAGATGTGGAGCATTTAGGAGAAAAACTTGATTTACCACCGTTCTTAGAAGATCAGCGAGCAGAAATTGAAGCAAATTTAGCTCCGATTGAAGAGAAGTAA
- a CDS encoding ATP-binding protein: MRMEKLHIYGYGKLENVEMDLSMLTVLYGENEAGKSTIRSFMKSILFGFPTRGQRRYEPKEGGKYGGAVTVQTEKYGRLKIERLPKTAAGEVTIYFEDGKTGGEEILHDILSGMNESLFESVFSFDMHGLQNIHQLGEADIGNYLFSASAVGSDALLQLDKKLEKEMDQRFKPSGRKPEINMSLQEMKKLEEKMKEWQGKIGTYEKQVEQLKEDEEKLASVRAEKENAEKRKQDYEILAALEPLVIEKHAHEKVLEYEKRQFPVNGTARYEAIKAKMEPLQLQVDSLHKKIETVQSEIDSIQIDEEFLQKESYVEELRMQHMSYENARQEMRDMTGNIANIKEEMAELEQQIGATFEKETVLSFDMSLATKELITQTVQKARELETQKAQLDDRFKVAQEQLEEQEENIRQIKKQMLADEERATLAEKEKSFQDAAFIGMGAERMKRKYEEKVGVATQKKKQWQRVCLLLLLINTGVLFTSLFIDNRQLLFISVIVFVGIVLALVLYKDPSSGLQEELLTLQQSAGGRQSEEAMSVRYQLEKDEEIRKLFERESYKLQQMERAYDKVVSSYEEWERETFRAGEQVDAYKSRYMFPEFYTYAHILPAFERIEKMQQLYREVEKQSTRKSSLYEMISHFEHKLETVIGSAEYNKLHEAQSRMQNEKEKRQTCKQLKEKLTEWQEEYEFMQGQLKQLLVERDSLWHIAEATDEEMFLEAGKLAEKCEDAEKQVGRLLPQIELLEQRLTSLSLAEHYEAEGYEEKLKREMTVVRNCLAKEKELTERIAKHRMEIENLEEGSTYGDLMHEWEMKKAQVREQVKRWAAYAAAKTVLTKTKQYYHEVHLPRILQKSEEYFVYLTGGRYSKIFSPSEAEPFIVERNDGIRFYSHELSQATAEQLYLSLRFALAKTFEHDYPFIIDDSFVHFDVVRTNRTIELIKEIAKDRQVIFFTCHAHLLTYFTEERIIKLTHKRKENEL, from the coding sequence ATGAGAATGGAAAAACTCCATATTTATGGATACGGAAAATTAGAAAATGTGGAAATGGATCTGTCGATGCTGACGGTGTTGTACGGTGAAAATGAAGCGGGGAAATCGACAATTCGCTCATTTATGAAAAGTATTCTGTTCGGTTTTCCGACGAGAGGACAGCGCCGTTATGAGCCGAAAGAAGGCGGGAAGTATGGTGGTGCAGTTACTGTACAAACAGAGAAGTACGGCCGTTTGAAAATTGAACGATTACCAAAGACGGCAGCTGGAGAGGTGACCATTTATTTTGAAGATGGAAAAACGGGCGGCGAGGAAATTTTACACGATATATTAAGCGGGATGAATGAAAGTTTATTTGAATCTGTTTTTTCTTTTGATATGCATGGGTTGCAAAATATTCATCAGCTTGGTGAAGCGGATATCGGAAATTATTTATTTTCGGCAAGCGCAGTTGGAAGCGATGCGTTATTACAGCTCGATAAAAAGCTAGAGAAAGAAATGGATCAGCGCTTTAAGCCGAGTGGTCGTAAGCCAGAGATTAATATGTCACTGCAAGAGATGAAGAAGCTTGAAGAGAAGATGAAAGAGTGGCAAGGGAAAATTGGCACGTATGAAAAACAGGTCGAGCAGTTAAAAGAGGATGAAGAGAAGCTTGCCTCTGTTCGTGCGGAGAAGGAGAACGCGGAAAAGCGAAAGCAAGATTATGAAATATTAGCAGCGCTTGAGCCTCTCGTTATTGAAAAGCATGCGCATGAGAAAGTGTTAGAATATGAAAAAAGGCAATTTCCTGTAAACGGAACGGCGCGCTATGAAGCGATAAAGGCGAAGATGGAGCCGCTTCAATTACAAGTTGATTCGCTCCATAAAAAAATAGAGACGGTGCAATCGGAAATTGATTCGATTCAAATAGATGAAGAATTTTTACAAAAAGAAAGTTACGTAGAAGAACTTCGCATGCAGCATATGTCGTATGAAAATGCACGCCAAGAAATGCGAGATATGACGGGGAATATTGCGAATATAAAAGAAGAAATGGCAGAATTAGAGCAACAAATTGGTGCTACTTTTGAAAAAGAAACAGTTCTTTCGTTTGATATGAGTTTGGCAACGAAAGAGCTAATTACACAAACAGTGCAAAAAGCGCGCGAATTAGAAACGCAAAAAGCACAGCTCGATGATCGCTTCAAAGTAGCGCAAGAGCAGTTAGAAGAACAAGAAGAAAATATAAGGCAGATCAAGAAACAAATGTTAGCTGATGAAGAGCGTGCTACATTAGCTGAGAAAGAAAAATCGTTCCAAGACGCGGCGTTTATCGGTATGGGTGCGGAGAGAATGAAGCGTAAGTATGAGGAAAAAGTAGGAGTGGCTACGCAAAAGAAAAAGCAGTGGCAAAGAGTTTGTCTTCTGTTACTTCTTATTAACACAGGTGTTTTATTCACGAGCTTATTTATAGATAACCGCCAGCTTTTATTTATTAGTGTCATTGTTTTTGTAGGGATTGTTCTCGCCCTTGTTTTATATAAAGATCCATCAAGCGGATTACAAGAAGAGCTTCTTACTCTTCAGCAAAGTGCTGGCGGAAGACAAAGTGAAGAAGCGATGTCCGTTCGCTATCAATTAGAAAAAGATGAAGAGATCCGTAAGCTATTTGAGCGCGAGTCATATAAGTTACAGCAAATGGAACGAGCTTATGATAAAGTCGTTTCATCGTATGAGGAATGGGAGAGAGAAACGTTCCGCGCAGGAGAACAAGTCGATGCGTATAAATCGCGCTATATGTTCCCTGAATTTTATACGTATGCACACATATTGCCGGCATTTGAGCGGATTGAAAAAATGCAGCAACTGTATCGTGAAGTAGAGAAACAAAGCACGCGGAAATCTTCATTATATGAAATGATTTCGCACTTTGAACATAAACTAGAAACTGTTATCGGTAGCGCGGAGTATAATAAGCTGCACGAGGCACAAAGTCGTATGCAAAATGAGAAAGAAAAGCGCCAGACTTGTAAGCAACTAAAAGAGAAGTTGACGGAATGGCAAGAAGAATATGAGTTCATGCAAGGGCAATTGAAACAGCTACTAGTAGAACGAGATAGTTTGTGGCATATTGCAGAGGCTACAGATGAAGAGATGTTTTTAGAAGCAGGTAAACTGGCAGAGAAATGTGAAGATGCAGAGAAACAAGTGGGGCGTTTATTACCGCAAATTGAGCTTTTAGAGCAGCGTTTAACGAGTTTGTCATTAGCTGAACATTATGAAGCTGAAGGTTATGAGGAAAAATTAAAGCGAGAAATGACAGTCGTGCGAAACTGTCTTGCAAAAGAGAAAGAACTGACAGAGCGCATTGCGAAACATCGTATGGAAATTGAGAATTTAGAAGAAGGCAGTACGTACGGTGATTTAATGCATGAATGGGAAATGAAAAAAGCGCAAGTGCGCGAACAAGTGAAAAGGTGGGCTGCTTATGCGGCAGCAAAGACGGTGTTAACGAAAACGAAGCAATACTATCATGAGGTACATTTGCCTCGTATTTTACAAAAATCAGAAGAGTATTTCGTCTATTTAACGGGCGGGCGCTATAGTAAAATCTTTTCACCGTCAGAGGCGGAGCCGTTCATTGTTGAACGTAACGACGGTATACGTTTTTACAGTCATGAACTAAGCCAAGCGACAGCGGAGCAATTGTATTTATCGTTACGATTTGCATTAGCGAAAACATTTGAGCATGATTATCCATTTATTATTGACGATAGTTTCGTGCATTTTGATGTGGTAAGGACGAATCGAACGATTGAACTAATAAAGGAAATTGCGAAAGATAGACAAGTCATCTTCTTTACATGTCATGCGCATTTGTTAACGTATTTCACAGAAGAACGGATTATAAAATTAACGCATAAGCGTAAAGAAAATGAGTTGTAG
- a CDS encoding YflJ family protein: MYFGSKGWYVKELKKLGIRTYEGKKLESYRTHILSSLLERMKKASA, from the coding sequence ATGTATTTCGGAAGCAAAGGTTGGTATGTAAAAGAACTTAAAAAATTAGGTATCCGTACTTATGAAGGTAAAAAACTAGAATCTTATCGTACGCATATTTTATCTAGTTTACTTGAGAGAATGAAGAAGGCTTCGGCTTAA
- a CDS encoding metallophosphoesterase family protein, giving the protein MKQVKFIHAADLHLDSPFKGMEMNVPQSIWERMKQSTFESFERIIDKAIQERVDFVLLAGDLYDAETRSLRAQVFVREQMKRLSQYDIPVFIIHGNHDHLGGSWAAIEFPENVHVFTEPYVEEKSFYNNGELLASIYGFSYLQQAVTDNMTAQFTKMSDAPFHIGMLHGSVEGDAEHNRYAPFQIRELKEKQFDYWALGHIHKREILSEEPYIIYSGNIQGRHRKETGEKGAYLIELTKQGTHCSFFHTADVVWDEIEVNIDGLETVDEIMTSISTAMNECRREEGGTLLTVVFTGQGPLSPYLRDEKRVEEIFHILASGEERKDFVYAMKWKNETVSFAEIERLKEENHFVGSVLKELEAFTNMDGVLRTIWTSPVARNSIESFTEEEKKEIQKEAENIILEQLFQQERDKK; this is encoded by the coding sequence GTGAAACAAGTGAAGTTTATACATGCGGCTGATTTGCATTTGGATAGTCCGTTTAAAGGGATGGAAATGAATGTACCGCAGTCTATTTGGGAGAGAATGAAGCAAAGTACGTTTGAATCGTTCGAACGTATTATTGATAAAGCGATTCAAGAGCGCGTTGATTTCGTATTACTAGCCGGGGATTTGTATGATGCGGAGACGCGAAGTTTGCGGGCGCAAGTGTTTGTGCGTGAGCAAATGAAGAGACTTTCGCAGTACGATATCCCTGTTTTTATTATTCACGGTAACCATGATCATTTAGGAGGAAGCTGGGCAGCGATTGAGTTTCCGGAAAATGTTCATGTGTTTACGGAGCCTTATGTAGAAGAGAAATCATTTTATAACAATGGTGAACTGTTAGCTTCTATTTACGGATTTAGTTATTTGCAGCAAGCAGTAACGGATAATATGACAGCGCAGTTTACGAAAATGAGTGATGCGCCTTTTCATATTGGCATGCTTCACGGAAGTGTGGAAGGAGATGCAGAGCATAATCGCTACGCACCGTTTCAAATTCGTGAGCTGAAAGAAAAGCAGTTTGACTATTGGGCTCTTGGCCATATACATAAACGTGAAATTTTATCAGAAGAGCCGTACATTATTTATTCAGGTAACATACAAGGGCGTCATCGTAAAGAGACAGGGGAAAAGGGTGCGTACCTTATTGAACTTACGAAACAAGGAACGCATTGCTCATTTTTCCATACGGCAGATGTTGTATGGGATGAAATAGAAGTGAATATTGATGGACTTGAAACTGTTGATGAAATTATGACGAGCATATCTACTGCGATGAATGAGTGCCGAAGAGAAGAGGGAGGGACGCTACTAACTGTCGTATTTACAGGACAAGGGCCGCTTTCTCCTTATTTGCGTGACGAAAAGCGCGTGGAAGAGATTTTTCATATTTTAGCATCTGGAGAAGAGCGAAAAGATTTCGTATATGCGATGAAGTGGAAAAATGAGACGGTTTCTTTTGCAGAAATAGAGCGTTTGAAAGAAGAAAATCATTTTGTCGGTAGTGTACTGAAAGAGTTAGAAGCTTTCACAAATATGGACGGCGTGTTGCGCACCATTTGGACATCTCCTGTAGCGCGTAATAGTATTGAATCTTTTACAGAAGAAGAGAAGAAAGAGATTCAAAAGGAAGCGGAAAATATTATTTTAGAACAATTATTCCAGCAAGAGAGGGATAAGAAATGA
- a CDS encoding zinc-dependent alcohol dehydrogenase family protein, translating into MLRGTCIQFHKFGNPKDVLQVEYKNIEPLKDNEVLVRMLVRPINPSDLIPVTGAYAHRIPLPNIPGYEGVGIVEDVGASVSRDLIGKRALPLRGEGTWQEYVKTSADFVILIPDSIDDFTAAQMYINPLTAWVTCTETLNLKRDNVLLVNACGSAIGHLFAQLSQILNFRLIAVTRNSKHTEKLLQLGAEYVIDTSTVPLYETVMELTNGIGADAAIDSIGGSDGNELAFCVRPNGHFLTIGLLSGVQVNWAEIVTKAKVHANIFHLRHWNTDVSPYKWQETFRHLIRLVEDKKLRFMTVHSTYDLADVKTAVAVVHSAEKAKGKVFLTSY; encoded by the coding sequence ATTTTGCGCGGAACATGCATTCAATTTCATAAGTTTGGTAACCCAAAAGATGTATTACAAGTTGAATATAAAAATATAGAACCATTAAAAGATAATGAAGTGCTAGTTCGTATGTTAGTTAGACCGATTAATCCATCTGACTTAATTCCTGTAACTGGAGCGTATGCACATAGAATCCCTTTACCTAACATACCTGGTTATGAAGGTGTTGGTATTGTTGAAGATGTTGGTGCGAGTGTTTCTAGAGACCTTATCGGTAAACGCGCGCTACCTTTACGCGGGGAAGGTACTTGGCAAGAATATGTGAAGACATCAGCTGATTTTGTAATCCTTATTCCCGATTCAATTGATGATTTTACAGCTGCACAAATGTACATCAACCCATTAACAGCTTGGGTTACGTGTACAGAAACGCTAAACTTAAAACGAGATAACGTTTTATTAGTAAACGCTTGTGGATCCGCTATAGGTCATCTTTTTGCACAGTTATCACAAATTTTAAACTTTCGACTCATTGCAGTGACTAGAAATAGTAAACATACAGAGAAATTACTTCAGCTCGGTGCTGAATATGTAATAGATACTTCCACTGTTCCGCTTTATGAAACCGTTATGGAGTTAACGAACGGGATAGGCGCAGATGCTGCGATTGATTCTATTGGAGGATCCGATGGAAATGAATTAGCATTTTGTGTACGTCCAAATGGACACTTTTTAACTATCGGTCTTCTATCAGGCGTACAAGTAAACTGGGCCGAAATTGTTACGAAAGCAAAGGTGCATGCTAACATATTTCATTTACGACATTGGAATACAGACGTGTCACCGTATAAATGGCAAGAAACGTTTCGTCACTTAATTCGTTTAGTTGAGGATAAAAAATTACGTTTTATGACAGTACATTCTACGTATGACTTAGCGGATGTGAAAACTGCGGTTGCTGTTGTGCATTCTGCTGAGAAAGCAAAAGGAAAAGTATTTTTGACGAGTTATTAA
- a CDS encoding ring-cleaving dioxygenase: MNQLKGIHHVTAITSSAEKNYEFFTHVLGMRLVKKTVNQDDIQTYHLFFADDKGSAGTDMTFFDFPGVPKGVHGTNEISKTSFRVPTDAALSYWVKRFDRLEVEHTGIKEQFGKKTLSFVDFDDQHYQLISDEVDKGVESGTPWQNGPVPLEYAITGLGPVFIRIANFSFFKEVLEKVLLFKEIAQEGEFYLFEVNEGGNGASVIVEHNTVLPEAQQGFGTVHHAAFRVEDRAVLEEWIERIGSVGLPSSGYVNRHFFESLYARVAPQILFEFATDGPGFMGDEPYETLGEKLSLPPFLEPKREEIEKLVRPIDTVRSTKEFIKE, translated from the coding sequence ATGAACCAATTAAAAGGAATTCATCACGTTACAGCGATTACAAGTAGTGCAGAAAAGAACTATGAATTTTTCACTCATGTTTTAGGAATGCGTTTAGTTAAAAAAACGGTAAACCAAGATGATATTCAAACGTACCATTTATTCTTTGCAGATGATAAAGGTAGTGCCGGAACAGATATGACATTCTTTGACTTCCCAGGTGTTCCAAAAGGAGTACACGGTACAAATGAAATTTCAAAAACTTCATTCCGTGTTCCAACGGATGCAGCATTATCATATTGGGTGAAACGCTTTGATCGTCTTGAAGTGGAACATACAGGAATTAAAGAGCAATTTGGTAAGAAAACTCTTTCTTTCGTTGATTTTGATGATCAACACTATCAATTAATCTCGGATGAAGTTGATAAAGGGGTAGAATCAGGTACACCGTGGCAAAACGGGCCAGTGCCATTAGAATATGCAATTACTGGTTTAGGACCTGTATTTATTCGTATCGCAAACTTTAGTTTCTTTAAAGAAGTGTTAGAAAAAGTTCTATTATTTAAAGAGATTGCTCAAGAAGGAGAATTCTATTTATTTGAAGTGAATGAAGGTGGAAACGGTGCATCTGTCATTGTAGAACATAATACAGTTCTTCCTGAAGCACAACAAGGTTTTGGTACAGTTCACCATGCTGCATTCCGTGTAGAAGATCGCGCTGTATTAGAAGAATGGATTGAAAGAATAGGTAGCGTTGGTCTCCCTTCATCTGGTTATGTAAATCGTCACTTCTTCGAGTCATTATACGCAAGAGTTGCACCGCAAATTTTATTTGAATTCGCAACAGACGGTCCTGGTTTTATGGGAGATGAGCCATACGAAACACTTGGAGAAAAATTATCTTTACCTCCATTCCTAGAGCCAAAACGTGAAGAAATTGAAAAATTAGTTCGTCCAATTGATACAGTGAGAAGTACAAAGGAATTTATTAAAGAGTAA